The following proteins come from a genomic window of Maniola hyperantus chromosome 8, iAphHyp1.2, whole genome shotgun sequence:
- the LOC117984647 gene encoding T-cell activation inhibitor, mitochondrial isoform X1: MYCRLKIQCGCVGGIICRSLSSAEISTALRPFYFSVHPDLFGKYPEQRKINENSLQQLSALIEAQQSSQNMSIPTLPFYLRQKDKPEGNFKLVNIQLNSQNVRETIVKILNACDISTNFIDKIPRSSNKPHSRNIDFTKAYEKYTTEFEKAAEMKRKVEEKKAITNIIEWIYENSDLAKEKYESTRATRHQVQTLIENLCKTYGIKEVKYDSGWNISHIRGALQSLASMASQHTIHMGNLKARTIALGQFTGVSLDGDVFLNIIDVRHEWLSLIKKVRQEDSALIEIPKYERALSSILRDIHICRRKFMPKVSAAQYCSHLRQLITSIGDFYGNGRKIPESVPESLSKYEIVVEPEAGPLMVSPTGQFITPSSCPAEELIPFIATHLDEATTLLTEYSINKHVEKALYIEVKERFGLLELKKDDSITPGLMIMCCQRLLTRIDKLETKLRGNILYVTHYYSVLSEGTLCIPWNFK; this comes from the exons ATGTATTGCCGCCTGAAGATACA ATGTGGATGTGTAGGAGGAATTATTTGCAGATCCTTGAGCTCGGCAGAAATATCCACCGCTTTAAGGCCATTTTATTTCAGTGTTCATCCGGATTTATTTGGAAAGTATCCAGAACAAAGA aaaattaaTGAAAACTCACTGCAACAGTTAAGTGCACTAATAGAAGCCCAGCAATCTAGTCAAAATATGTCCATACCAACCCTTCCATTCTATTTGAGACAAAAAGACAAGCCAGAAG gtAATTTTAAACTAGTTAATATACAACTAAATAGCCAAAATGTGAGAGAGACAATAGTGAAAATCTTGAATGCCTGTGATATCTCAACTAATTTTATAGACAAAATACCCAGAAGTTCAAACAAACCACATTCCAG gaACATTGATTTTACTAAGGCCTATGAAAAATACACAACAGAATTTGAAAAAGCAGCAGAGATGAAAAGAAAAGTTGAAGAAAAGAAGGCTATCAccaatattat AGAATGGATATATGAAAACAGTGATCTTGCAAAGGAAAAATATGAATCAACAAGAGCTACTAGACACCAAGTTCAAACCCTAATAGAGAATCTCTGCAAAACATATGGTATAAAAGAA GTCAAATATGACAGTGGTTGGAATATCAGTCATATCAGAGGCGCTCTACAAAGCCTTGCATCTATGGCCTCGCAGCATACCATACATATGGGGAATTTAAAAG CCAGAACAATAGCATTAGGTCAATTCACTGGCGTTAGCTTAGATGGTGATGTCTTTCTCAATATTATCGACGTCCGACACGAATGGCTTTCG TTAATAAAGAAAGTTAGGCAAGAAGACAGTGCCTTAATAGAGATCCCTAAATATGAGAGAGCCTTATCCAGTATACTAAGGGACATACACATCTGTAGAAG GAAATTCATGCCAAAGGTGTCAGCAGCCCAGTATTGCAGCCATCTTAGACAACTGATCACATCAATAGGAGACTTTTATGGCAACGGAAGAAAAATCCCCGAATCTGTACCGGAATCTCTTAGTAAATACGAAATAGTCGTTGAACC ggaAGCGGGTCCTCTAATGGTGTCACCCACCGGCCAGTTCATCACGCCTTCATCATGCCCTGCGGAGGAACTCATCCCTTTCATTGCGACCCACCTCGACGAAGCCACGACCCTTCTCACCGAGTATAGCAT TAATAAACATGTGGAAAAGGCGCTTTACATAGAAGTGAAGGAGCGTTTTGGGTTACTGGAACTTAAAAAGGACGACAGCATCACTCCGGGCCTCATGATTATGTGCTGTCAGAGACTGCTTACTCGAATTGATAAACTAGAAACA
- the LOC117984647 gene encoding T-cell activation inhibitor, mitochondrial isoform X2 — protein MSIPTLPFYLRQKDKPEGNFKLVNIQLNSQNVRETIVKILNACDISTNFIDKIPRSSNKPHSRNIDFTKAYEKYTTEFEKAAEMKRKVEEKKAITNIIEWIYENSDLAKEKYESTRATRHQVQTLIENLCKTYGIKEVKYDSGWNISHIRGALQSLASMASQHTIHMGNLKARTIALGQFTGVSLDGDVFLNIIDVRHEWLSLIKKVRQEDSALIEIPKYERALSSILRDIHICRRKFMPKVSAAQYCSHLRQLITSIGDFYGNGRKIPESVPESLSKYEIVVEPEAGPLMVSPTGQFITPSSCPAEELIPFIATHLDEATTLLTEYSINKHVEKALYIEVKERFGLLELKKDDSITPGLMIMCCQRLLTRIDKLETKLRGNILYVTHYYSVLSEGTLCIPWNFK, from the exons ATGTCCATACCAACCCTTCCATTCTATTTGAGACAAAAAGACAAGCCAGAAG gtAATTTTAAACTAGTTAATATACAACTAAATAGCCAAAATGTGAGAGAGACAATAGTGAAAATCTTGAATGCCTGTGATATCTCAACTAATTTTATAGACAAAATACCCAGAAGTTCAAACAAACCACATTCCAG gaACATTGATTTTACTAAGGCCTATGAAAAATACACAACAGAATTTGAAAAAGCAGCAGAGATGAAAAGAAAAGTTGAAGAAAAGAAGGCTATCAccaatattat AGAATGGATATATGAAAACAGTGATCTTGCAAAGGAAAAATATGAATCAACAAGAGCTACTAGACACCAAGTTCAAACCCTAATAGAGAATCTCTGCAAAACATATGGTATAAAAGAA GTCAAATATGACAGTGGTTGGAATATCAGTCATATCAGAGGCGCTCTACAAAGCCTTGCATCTATGGCCTCGCAGCATACCATACATATGGGGAATTTAAAAG CCAGAACAATAGCATTAGGTCAATTCACTGGCGTTAGCTTAGATGGTGATGTCTTTCTCAATATTATCGACGTCCGACACGAATGGCTTTCG TTAATAAAGAAAGTTAGGCAAGAAGACAGTGCCTTAATAGAGATCCCTAAATATGAGAGAGCCTTATCCAGTATACTAAGGGACATACACATCTGTAGAAG GAAATTCATGCCAAAGGTGTCAGCAGCCCAGTATTGCAGCCATCTTAGACAACTGATCACATCAATAGGAGACTTTTATGGCAACGGAAGAAAAATCCCCGAATCTGTACCGGAATCTCTTAGTAAATACGAAATAGTCGTTGAACC ggaAGCGGGTCCTCTAATGGTGTCACCCACCGGCCAGTTCATCACGCCTTCATCATGCCCTGCGGAGGAACTCATCCCTTTCATTGCGACCCACCTCGACGAAGCCACGACCCTTCTCACCGAGTATAGCAT TAATAAACATGTGGAAAAGGCGCTTTACATAGAAGTGAAGGAGCGTTTTGGGTTACTGGAACTTAAAAAGGACGACAGCATCACTCCGGGCCTCATGATTATGTGCTGTCAGAGACTGCTTACTCGAATTGATAAACTAGAAACA